The following proteins are co-located in the Sulfurovum sp. TSL6 genome:
- the hypF gene encoding carbamoyltransferase HypF, whose product MNRKLNITGVVQGVGFRPFIYQLADRYRLSGFIVNTAAGVSIELEGEERDIEAFVEALHRELPPLARIDTLTSEEVQYVGYTSFQILQSQKESQKSTLVSPDIAICTNCLQEMHDPANRRYAYPFINCTDCGPRYSIIETLPYDRPNTSMHSFTMCQACQKEYMDPLDRRFHAQPISCPDCGPTLQLLDSKKNVLKVGDNIIKLTVDAIKKGAIVAVKGLGGFHLICDATNTNAVNELRKRKQRPLKPFAVMFPNIKSVKISAEISLRETELITSKEKPIVIVRKRRDSLLSSLVAPGIDRIGVFLPYTPLHHLLLEEVNVPLVATSANHTNEPIIRNSMELLEKLGSVVDLVLDHDRDILNANDDSVLQMAGDEKITFRMSRGYAPKSMKLPFKSKKKILAVGANQKSSLALIFDDTLIMSPYIGNLNSLEAFEYFERTLQSFKRFYDFEPDVIVYDKHPGYMSTKWAQQLQKDHPKLQTIEVQHHYAHLLATMAEHQIDEKVLGFAFDGTGYGDDGTIWGGEVMIADHQEYERIVTLTPFRLLGGEKAIKEPRRSALTLLFETYTLDEIVALNLPLLQQFSKEEVHMLHKAWKKGMNAPLCSSMGRLFDAVASFADIVHLSSFEGESGLVMEQYVDENITDIFHFEIESGMINLQPMVRSMVQMEDKQIMVSTFFNTVTEIIFQIAQKHPALPLLFSGGVFQNRVLVEKISRRCKEEKRSSYFQNETAINDGGIALGQAWCALHDLSVQKSMIKESYI is encoded by the coding sequence GTGAATAGAAAACTTAACATCACCGGAGTTGTACAAGGAGTTGGTTTTCGTCCTTTTATCTACCAGCTTGCTGACCGTTACCGTTTAAGTGGTTTTATAGTAAACACTGCAGCTGGAGTAAGCATAGAACTTGAGGGTGAAGAGCGTGACATTGAGGCATTTGTAGAAGCATTACACAGAGAACTGCCCCCTCTTGCACGCATCGATACACTCACAAGTGAAGAGGTGCAGTATGTTGGTTATACAAGTTTTCAAATCCTTCAAAGTCAAAAAGAAAGTCAGAAATCTACTCTGGTCTCTCCCGATATAGCTATCTGTACCAATTGTCTCCAGGAGATGCATGACCCAGCAAATAGACGATACGCTTATCCTTTTATTAACTGTACTGACTGTGGGCCGCGTTACAGCATTATAGAAACACTTCCATATGACAGACCCAACACGTCTATGCATTCGTTTACGATGTGTCAAGCGTGCCAAAAAGAGTATATGGATCCCTTGGATCGCCGTTTTCATGCACAGCCTATCAGCTGTCCAGACTGTGGACCTACACTCCAATTACTTGATTCCAAGAAAAACGTATTAAAAGTGGGTGACAATATTATAAAATTAACAGTAGATGCTATCAAAAAAGGGGCTATTGTAGCAGTCAAAGGACTTGGAGGATTTCATCTGATCTGTGATGCAACCAACACCAATGCTGTAAATGAACTAAGAAAACGCAAACAAAGACCCCTTAAGCCTTTTGCTGTGATGTTTCCAAATATCAAAAGCGTAAAAATCTCTGCAGAAATATCTCTAAGGGAAACAGAGCTGATCACATCAAAAGAAAAACCTATCGTCATCGTTCGCAAACGAAGAGACAGTTTACTCAGTTCTCTTGTAGCACCGGGTATTGACCGTATAGGTGTTTTTCTTCCTTATACACCTTTGCATCATCTTCTACTCGAAGAGGTAAATGTGCCGCTTGTCGCGACAAGTGCAAATCACACGAATGAGCCAATCATACGAAACAGTATGGAACTGCTTGAAAAGCTTGGCTCTGTTGTTGATCTGGTACTTGATCACGACCGTGATATACTCAATGCGAATGATGATAGTGTCTTACAAATGGCAGGTGATGAAAAGATCACGTTTCGTATGTCCAGAGGCTATGCACCAAAGAGCATGAAACTGCCATTTAAGAGTAAAAAAAAGATACTTGCTGTCGGAGCAAATCAAAAAAGCAGTCTAGCCTTGATCTTTGATGATACGCTTATTATGAGTCCCTACATTGGCAATTTAAATTCACTGGAAGCATTTGAATACTTTGAACGTACACTTCAGTCCTTTAAACGCTTTTATGACTTTGAACCTGATGTCATTGTCTATGATAAGCATCCCGGATACATGAGCACAAAATGGGCTCAACAATTACAAAAAGATCATCCAAAACTACAAACCATTGAAGTCCAGCACCATTATGCACATCTTCTTGCAACGATGGCCGAACATCAGATCGATGAAAAAGTTTTGGGATTTGCATTTGATGGCACCGGCTATGGCGATGATGGAACCATATGGGGTGGGGAAGTGATGATAGCTGATCATCAAGAGTATGAACGTATCGTGACCTTAACACCCTTTCGTCTTTTGGGTGGAGAAAAGGCCATAAAAGAGCCACGCAGATCTGCTCTTACACTCTTGTTTGAAACCTATACACTTGATGAGATAGTTGCATTGAATTTACCGCTATTACAGCAATTCTCCAAAGAAGAAGTCCATATGCTTCATAAAGCATGGAAGAAGGGTATGAATGCCCCGTTATGCAGTTCTATGGGAAGACTCTTTGATGCCGTGGCAAGCTTTGCAGATATTGTCCACCTGTCAAGTTTTGAAGGGGAAAGTGGCTTGGTCATGGAACAGTATGTGGATGAAAACATCACCGATATCTTTCACTTTGAGATAGAGAGTGGCATGATCAACCTACAACCCATGGTAAGATCTATGGTACAAATGGAAGACAAACAAATCATGGTTTCAACCTTTTTTAATACCGTCACAGAGATCATTTTTCAGATTGCCCAAAAACATCCTGCACTCCCGCTTCTTTTTTCTGGAGGCGTTTTCCAGAACAGAGTATTGGTGGAGAAAATAAGCAGACGCTGCAAGGAAGAGAAGCGTTCCTCTTATTTTCAAAATGAAACAGCGATCAATGATGGAGGAATCGCTCTGGGACAGGCATGGTGTGCCCTGCATGATCTCTCTGTACAAAAAAGCATGATCAAAGAGTCATATATTTAA
- a CDS encoding HyaD/HybD family hydrogenase maturation endopeptidase, which yields MKILVLGIGNLLFGDEGIGVHFINYIGQKYHFEGEPQIDLVDGGTLAQRLIPIIVEYDHVIIIDTINAPGVQAGEVYFFDFDAVPDAVDWQGSAHEVEMLQTLNMMDLAGDRPPTMIIGVVPTVIEATEFSLSEGVTAAVPLMEKTLLDYLKTMGIDAVKRADVNIQEILPNSFRALDAYSV from the coding sequence GTGAAGATATTAGTACTTGGCATAGGGAACCTGCTCTTTGGAGATGAGGGAATAGGTGTTCATTTCATCAATTATATAGGACAAAAATATCATTTTGAAGGTGAACCTCAAATTGATCTTGTTGATGGAGGAACTCTTGCACAAAGACTCATACCTATCATTGTAGAGTATGATCATGTGATCATTATCGATACGATCAATGCACCAGGAGTACAAGCTGGTGAAGTCTACTTCTTTGATTTTGATGCAGTTCCTGATGCCGTGGACTGGCAGGGCAGTGCACATGAAGTCGAAATGCTACAGACACTCAATATGATGGATCTTGCAGGTGATCGTCCACCTACGATGATCATAGGAGTCGTACCCACAGTCATAGAAGCCACAGAATTTTCTCTTTCTGAGGGTGTGACTGCTGCCGTTCCATTGATGGAAAAGACGCTTTTAGATTACCTAAAAACAATGGGTATTGATGCAGTCAAAAGAGCTGATGTAAATATACAGGAAATTCTACCAAACTCTTTTAGGGCACTTGATGCATATAGCGTTTAA
- the cybH gene encoding Ni/Fe-hydrogenase, b-type cytochrome subunit: MGQEEKYTSDHPDFVYSSANRILHWIRALVVTGLIITGFYIADPFLTSDGSTDKLLYATWTKWHLIIGFILIASGLLRIYLFFFGKDSEGELRSLKDFFSIKSWMVQLKSYFFLGELRKKGFYGPLQFLTYTAIMLLLIVSSITGLVLYVHVYHQGLGGWLYDPMRAVEAWMGGLATVRYIHHMAIWGFLIFIPIHIYMVIWSAIRFKHAALDVMFTGYDYHLKKEKENKEDNT; encoded by the coding sequence ATGGGACAAGAAGAAAAATATACCTCAGATCATCCCGATTTTGTCTACAGCAGTGCTAATAGAATTTTACACTGGATACGAGCTCTAGTCGTCACGGGCTTAATTATAACAGGTTTTTATATCGCTGATCCGTTCCTTACATCTGATGGCTCAACCGATAAACTTTTGTATGCTACGTGGACAAAGTGGCACTTGATCATAGGATTTATTCTGATAGCTTCAGGATTACTCAGAATATATCTTTTCTTTTTTGGAAAAGACAGTGAAGGGGAGTTGCGTTCACTAAAGGATTTCTTTAGTATAAAGTCTTGGATGGTTCAGTTAAAATCTTATTTCTTTTTAGGGGAGTTACGTAAAAAAGGTTTTTATGGACCGTTACAGTTCTTGACGTATACAGCCATTATGCTATTGCTTATTGTATCTTCTATTACTGGATTGGTTCTTTATGTACATGTATATCATCAGGGTCTTGGTGGTTGGTTATATGATCCTATGCGTGCTGTTGAAGCATGGATGGGTGGACTTGCTACTGTACGTTATATTCATCATATGGCAATATGGGGTTTTTTGATCTTCATTCCTATTCATATCTATATGGTCATATGGTCAGCAATTCGATTTAAGCATGCTGCACTTGATGTGATGTTTACAGGGTATGACTATCATCTAAAAAAAGAAAAAGAGAATAAAGAAGATAATACGTGA
- a CDS encoding nickel-dependent hydrogenase large subunit gives MGNRRVVIDPITRIEGHLRIEVEVDENNVVQKAYSSSTLWRGIELILKGRDPRDAGLMSQRICGVCTYSHYKAGVEAVENALGVEAPYNAQLVRSLLNESLYMHDHVVHFYHLHGLDWVDVVSALSADPEKASRLAFKYSDLPIATGTDELTAVQKRVKEFVDKGQLGPFANAYWGNKTYKFSPEQNLIALSHYLKALEVQRVAAQMFAIFGAKQPHPQSLVVGGVTCVRDILSPTRLAQWKEKYKIVKDFIDRAYQADIVMAAEAYGTEETVLGGVGVKNFLAADAFMLNRTENLFQSGYIKNGDLSQAYDIDDMKIEEDVTHAWYKGTTPLQPYDGVTEPEYTGFIDGDTVNGEAKIIDETQKYSWVKAPRYDGEAMEVGPLSCLLVNYARGNKKVQDEVGAFLKRTGLPVGALFTTLGRTAARMLQTKLISDNAITTFNSLVENIKSDDSTYTKFEIDPSQEYTGRFIGEVPRGTLSHWVRIKDGVIENYQAVVPTTWNAGPMDGNGTIGPYEASLVGLKLEDPTKPLEVLRVIHSFDPCMSCSVHVMDMKGVELSEFKVNPMSSGTSC, from the coding sequence ATGGGTAACAGACGTGTAGTTATAGATCCTATAACAAGAATTGAAGGGCATCTGCGTATAGAAGTAGAGGTAGATGAGAACAATGTTGTACAAAAAGCCTACTCATCATCGACGTTGTGGAGAGGGATCGAACTTATCCTTAAAGGACGTGATCCTCGTGATGCTGGACTTATGTCTCAGCGTATATGTGGGGTTTGTACCTATTCACACTATAAGGCAGGTGTAGAAGCTGTAGAAAATGCATTAGGTGTAGAAGCACCATACAATGCACAATTGGTACGTTCACTGCTCAATGAGTCTCTTTATATGCATGATCATGTGGTGCATTTCTACCACTTACATGGACTTGACTGGGTGGATGTCGTTTCAGCATTGAGTGCAGACCCTGAAAAAGCATCTAGATTGGCTTTCAAATATTCTGATTTACCTATTGCAACAGGTACAGATGAACTCACTGCTGTTCAGAAAAGAGTGAAAGAATTTGTTGATAAAGGTCAACTTGGGCCATTCGCCAATGCTTATTGGGGAAATAAAACATACAAATTCTCTCCGGAACAGAACCTTATCGCACTTTCACACTATCTCAAGGCACTTGAAGTACAGCGTGTAGCAGCACAAATGTTCGCTATCTTTGGGGCTAAACAGCCACATCCACAAAGTCTTGTAGTTGGTGGAGTGACTTGTGTCCGAGATATCTTGAGTCCTACACGTTTGGCACAGTGGAAAGAAAAATATAAAATTGTCAAAGATTTTATCGACCGCGCATATCAGGCGGATATCGTGATGGCTGCAGAAGCATACGGTACCGAAGAGACTGTACTGGGTGGTGTAGGGGTAAAAAACTTCCTTGCTGCCGATGCATTTATGCTAAACCGTACAGAAAATCTTTTCCAAAGTGGATACATTAAAAACGGTGATCTCTCTCAAGCATATGATATTGATGATATGAAGATAGAAGAGGATGTGACACATGCTTGGTACAAAGGAACAACTCCTCTTCAACCCTATGATGGCGTTACTGAGCCTGAATATACAGGTTTTATAGATGGTGATACCGTCAATGGCGAAGCAAAGATCATTGATGAAACGCAGAAATACTCATGGGTAAAAGCACCTCGTTATGATGGTGAAGCGATGGAAGTAGGTCCTTTATCCTGTTTGCTTGTCAATTATGCCAGAGGAAATAAAAAGGTTCAAGATGAGGTTGGTGCTTTCCTAAAACGTACAGGGTTACCAGTGGGTGCACTCTTTACGACATTAGGTAGAACAGCAGCAAGAATGCTTCAAACAAAGCTGATCTCTGACAATGCCATCACAACTTTTAATTCATTGGTGGAAAATATTAAAAGTGATGACAGTACCTACACTAAGTTTGAAATAGATCCTTCACAAGAGTATACAGGTCGTTTCATCGGAGAAGTACCTCGTGGTACGCTCAGCCACTGGGTGCGTATTAAAGATGGTGTAATAGAAAATTACCAAGCCGTTGTACCTACAACTTGGAATGCCGGACCAATGGATGGTAATGGTACTATTGGACCCTATGAAGCATCCTTGGTTGGCTTAAAACTTGAAGATCCTACCAAACCGCTTGAAGTACTTAGGGTCATTCATTCTTTTGACCCTTGTATGTCATGTTCTGTACATGTGATGGATATGAAAGGTGTAGAACTCAGTGAATTTAAAGTGAACCCTATGAGCAGTGGTACAAGCTGTTAG
- a CDS encoding hydrogenase small subunit: protein MNGFDALYAKAKDRIHALSELPSIKEESIEQMLEGRGIERRDFMKWAAGITAMLALPSQFTPLFAEAAKMADRVPLVWLHMAECTGCSESLIRSDAPTIDSLIFDYISLEYHETLMAAAGWQAEENLNNALKKYAGRYVLLVEGGVPTAMNGQYLTLGPQGRTGLSVVTEAAKDAAAIFSIGTCAAFGGIQAAAPNPTGAKGVDKVISQPVINVPGCPPSASNIVGTLMHFLLFGTLPALDRYHRPKWAYGNRIHDLCERRGHFDAGEFVESFGDDGAKGGWCLYKQGCKGPYTFNNCSTERFNQHVNWPIGAGHGCMGCSEPDFWDTMGPLEKPIDSHLVMGLNSTVDKIGTTLLTATLVGIGAHAVASIFMNKNDENEG, encoded by the coding sequence ATGAATGGTTTTGATGCACTTTATGCGAAAGCAAAAGATCGTATACATGCGTTGTCTGAGTTGCCTTCGATTAAAGAAGAGTCCATAGAACAGATGCTTGAAGGTCGTGGTATTGAGAGGCGTGACTTCATGAAGTGGGCTGCAGGTATTACAGCAATGCTTGCACTGCCATCTCAGTTCACTCCTTTATTTGCTGAAGCTGCGAAAATGGCGGATCGTGTACCATTGGTTTGGCTACATATGGCAGAGTGTACAGGATGCAGTGAATCTCTTATACGTTCTGATGCGCCAACTATCGATTCACTGATCTTTGATTATATCTCTCTTGAATACCATGAAACACTTATGGCTGCCGCAGGTTGGCAAGCCGAAGAAAATCTTAATAATGCTTTGAAAAAATATGCTGGAAGATATGTCTTACTTGTTGAGGGTGGGGTACCAACAGCTATGAATGGTCAGTATTTGACATTGGGTCCCCAAGGTCGGACTGGACTTAGTGTTGTCACTGAAGCGGCTAAAGATGCTGCAGCGATCTTTTCCATAGGGACCTGTGCAGCTTTTGGAGGTATCCAGGCTGCCGCACCTAATCCAACCGGTGCAAAAGGTGTAGATAAGGTTATATCTCAACCTGTGATCAATGTTCCTGGTTGTCCTCCAAGTGCCTCAAATATCGTTGGAACACTGATGCACTTCTTACTGTTTGGTACATTACCGGCACTTGATCGTTACCATCGTCCAAAATGGGCATACGGTAACCGTATACATGATCTTTGTGAACGTCGTGGACATTTTGATGCGGGAGAATTTGTAGAGAGCTTTGGTGATGATGGGGCAAAAGGCGGTTGGTGTCTCTATAAACAAGGCTGTAAAGGCCCTTACACCTTTAATAACTGTTCCACCGAACGATTTAATCAACATGTAAATTGGCCTATTGGGGCAGGGCATGGTTGCATGGGATGTTCAGAACCAGACTTCTGGGACACGATGGGACCATTGGAAAAACCGATTGATTCACATCTGGTCATGGGACTCAACTCTACCGTTGATAAGATCGGGACAACACTTCTTACTGCTACTTTGGTTGGTATTGGTGCTCATGCCGTTGCAAGTATCTTTATGAATAAAAATGATGAGAATGAAGGATAG
- a CDS encoding FAD/NAD(P)-binding oxidoreductase, with the protein MKNDKIEHSKPLVDLLHGEATEGISRRSALKMMGVGGAATVMGLSPSLHADEAPNAKSEKHAKVLVVGGGAGGIMALARLHRALPNADITIIAPNEIHLYQPGQVFMGAGLYTLDDISKENKDFIPDDVNWIKDEVASFDPDNNKVTTRAGLEVPYDYMVVATGIVYHYDWIKGLTEDDIGRNGISSVYLNNFEKGTAKGGEVTWEWFNALKEAAASGKKPTAIYTSPNTPIKCGGAPQKMLYLSADHLKKDALGANYIFATDSTKLFSIPEIDKSLVEVQKRYDTITNHFRHNLVAIDVNNKVATFEETYEVKGEYDEDLEEYDMSEEKRMVDISYDFIHVVPPMGPPQALVDSPLGWQKGNAKGWLEVDEETLQHRRYKNVFGIGDVCGIPLCKTGGSARHQGPVTVGNLVSTLEGKPLKEKFDGYTVCPIKTGYGEIIMAEFNYKGLAPTIPFLDPAKPRFFWWAFDLYQLKPMYWYLMLRGWF; encoded by the coding sequence ATGAAGAATGACAAGATCGAGCATAGTAAACCTCTAGTAGATCTGTTACATGGAGAAGCAACTGAAGGCATAAGCAGGAGAAGCGCACTCAAAATGATGGGTGTCGGTGGGGCAGCTACAGTGATGGGACTCTCTCCTTCTTTACATGCAGATGAAGCACCAAATGCTAAAAGTGAAAAGCACGCGAAGGTCTTGGTTGTAGGTGGTGGGGCAGGTGGTATTATGGCACTTGCTAGGCTTCACAGGGCTTTGCCAAATGCAGATATTACGATTATTGCACCTAATGAGATACATCTTTATCAGCCAGGACAAGTGTTTATGGGTGCTGGACTTTATACTTTGGATGATATTTCTAAAGAGAATAAAGACTTCATACCTGATGATGTAAATTGGATCAAAGACGAAGTAGCTTCTTTTGATCCAGATAACAATAAGGTTACTACCCGTGCAGGTTTGGAAGTACCTTATGACTATATGGTAGTGGCTACAGGAATTGTATACCATTATGACTGGATCAAAGGACTGACTGAAGATGATATTGGTAGGAATGGTATCTCAAGTGTATATTTGAACAATTTTGAGAAAGGTACCGCTAAAGGCGGTGAAGTAACTTGGGAATGGTTTAACGCATTGAAAGAAGCAGCTGCTTCAGGAAAAAAACCAACAGCTATCTATACAAGTCCAAACACACCTATTAAATGTGGAGGTGCACCACAAAAAATGCTCTACCTCAGTGCAGATCATTTAAAAAAAGATGCTTTAGGGGCTAATTATATTTTTGCAACAGATAGTACGAAACTTTTTAGTATTCCAGAGATTGATAAATCATTGGTTGAAGTACAGAAGAGATATGACACCATCACCAATCATTTCAGACATAATCTTGTAGCGATCGATGTAAATAACAAGGTAGCCACTTTTGAAGAGACATATGAAGTTAAAGGTGAATACGATGAGGATCTTGAGGAATATGACATGTCAGAAGAAAAAAGAATGGTCGACATCTCTTATGACTTCATTCATGTCGTACCACCTATGGGACCACCTCAGGCATTGGTGGATTCTCCTTTAGGTTGGCAAAAAGGTAATGCCAAGGGCTGGTTGGAAGTAGATGAAGAAACGCTACAACACAGAAGATACAAAAATGTATTTGGGATTGGTGATGTGTGTGGCATCCCATTATGTAAAACAGGTGGATCAGCAAGACATCAGGGCCCCGTGACTGTAGGTAACCTGGTTTCTACATTGGAAGGTAAACCACTTAAAGAAAAATTCGATGGCTATACTGTATGTCCTATCAAAACTGGATATGGAGAAATTATCATGGCAGAATTTAACTATAAAGGTCTAGCACCTACTATACCGTTCTTAGATCCTGCAAAACCAAGATTTTTCTGGTGGGCATTTGACCTGTATCAGTTAAAACCTATGTACTGGTATCTTATGTTGAGAGGATGGTTTTAA
- a CDS encoding Na/Pi cotransporter family protein produces MAAQLIQALSGLGMFLFGMLYMELALKESAGRRFKSWVKNSTSSTIKSLMTGTVATALLQSSSVVTLMTLSFVSASMISLHSGIAVIFGANVGTTVTSWIVATLGFKVKIQAFALPMIGTGGLLLIFASSHKKITTVAKVFVGFGLLFLGLEFMKSSIESLTSIIDLEKFSHYPLIAFIGIGFFLTALIQSSSAATAIALSALYVHILNFEQSAAMVIGTNIGTTVTALLGSIGGIPDKKRAALAHFIFNFITAVAAFLILAPLTHFLMGIQGLKNDPVTALALFHTIFNLLGVVLLIPFISLMSKYLNQLFVHGEPEPTRYIHLVDPQFSETALVALRDEVNNLFVKTMKYALLVANIKPNDVFIKKLGLKEVVELNQEQIEFDHKIAYNTIKEIEIKIMEFVSALNQQDLLEDERESLQTLLASVRESVYAAKILKDIKNDMNEFAESSSNTIHTIYDSIRRNLLYAILIYVNYMEEEWTMEKCLEKFSKLEEENKRIMQEASVSISHKGINEKKVVSLLNTNRSIAIATEALFEASRSVSLHFPLED; encoded by the coding sequence ATGGCTGCACAACTTATTCAAGCACTTTCTGGTTTGGGAATGTTCTTATTTGGTATGTTGTATATGGAACTTGCACTGAAAGAATCAGCGGGTCGTCGTTTTAAAAGCTGGGTCAAGAACTCAACATCTTCTACGATAAAATCTCTTATGACCGGAACTGTTGCCACTGCCCTGCTTCAAAGTTCTTCCGTTGTCACACTCATGACGCTATCATTTGTAAGTGCTTCAATGATCTCATTACATTCTGGTATTGCCGTCATATTTGGTGCAAATGTTGGGACCACAGTCACATCATGGATCGTTGCAACACTTGGTTTTAAGGTCAAGATCCAAGCTTTTGCTCTTCCTATGATAGGTACAGGAGGTCTACTGCTTATATTTGCATCTTCACATAAAAAAATCACTACAGTGGCTAAAGTTTTTGTCGGGTTCGGCCTTTTATTTCTTGGTCTTGAATTTATGAAAAGTTCTATAGAGTCCTTGACCAGTATCATTGATCTTGAGAAATTTTCACATTATCCTCTGATCGCTTTTATAGGTATTGGTTTTTTTCTTACAGCACTTATTCAGTCAAGTTCGGCGGCTACAGCTATTGCACTAAGTGCACTCTATGTACATATCTTGAACTTTGAACAGTCCGCTGCAATGGTGATCGGTACGAATATCGGGACAACAGTGACAGCACTGCTTGGTTCAATAGGTGGTATCCCTGATAAAAAACGTGCTGCACTGGCACATTTTATATTTAATTTTATTACTGCAGTAGCGGCTTTCTTGATACTGGCACCTTTGACACATTTTTTGATGGGTATTCAAGGATTAAAGAATGATCCGGTCACAGCATTGGCACTCTTTCATACGATATTTAATCTGCTGGGTGTAGTGCTGCTGATTCCTTTTATATCGTTGATGTCTAAGTACCTCAATCAACTCTTTGTACACGGTGAACCCGAACCGACACGATACATACATTTGGTCGATCCTCAATTTTCAGAAACTGCACTTGTTGCATTACGTGATGAAGTAAACAATTTATTTGTTAAAACCATGAAATATGCACTTTTGGTTGCAAATATTAAACCCAATGATGTATTTATAAAAAAACTTGGTCTCAAAGAAGTCGTAGAGTTGAATCAGGAGCAGATAGAATTTGATCATAAAATAGCCTATAACACGATTAAAGAGATAGAGATCAAGATCATGGAGTTTGTATCTGCTTTGAACCAACAAGATCTACTGGAGGATGAAAGAGAAAGCCTACAGACACTTTTAGCATCCGTACGAGAGAGTGTTTATGCAGCAAAGATACTTAAAGATATAAAGAATGATATGAACGAATTTGCTGAAAGTAGCAGTAATACCATTCATACTATTTATGATTCTATACGAAGAAACCTTCTCTACGCAATACTTATTTATGTCAATTATATGGAAGAAGAATGGACTATGGAGAAATGTTTGGAGAAATTTTCTAAATTAGAAGAAGAAAACAAACGTATTATGCAAGAAGCGTCCGTTTCTATCAGTCATAAAGGAATAAATGAGAAAAAGGTGGTTTCTTTGCTCAATACAAACAGAAGTATTGCAATAGCCACTGAAGCTCTTTTTGAAGCATCTAGATCCGTATCATTACACTTCCCGCTCGAAGATTAG